In one Nicotiana tomentosiformis chromosome 6, ASM39032v3, whole genome shotgun sequence genomic region, the following are encoded:
- the LOC104103836 gene encoding porphobilinogen deaminase, chloroplastic-like: MEKIAISTHLCPSLKPFNSHLSSDVGFSFPCLTSVFPNQRRKILVARASIVVEQETQTKLALIRIGTRGSPLALAQAYETREKLIASDPGLAEEGAIEIVIIKTTGDKILSQPLADIGGKGLFTKEIDEALINGEIDIAVHSMKDVPTYLPDKIILPCNLPREDVRDVFISLTAGSLAQLPSGSTVGTASLRRKSQILHRYPSLNVLENFRGNVQTRLRKLNEGVVQATLLALAGLKRLDMTENVTSILPIEDMLPAVAQGAIGIACRSDDETMANYIALLNHEETRLAVACERAFLKTLDGSCRTPIAGYACRGEDGDCIFKGLVASPDGTRVLETSRKGPYTVEDMTLMGEDAGKELLSRAGPGFFGN; encoded by the exons ATGGAGAAAATCGCTATTTCTACTCATTTGTGCCCTAGCCTTAAGCCTTTCAATTCTCATTTAAGTTCAGATGTAGGGTTTTCCTTCCCCTGCCTCACTTCTGTATTCCCAAATCAACGCAGAAAGATATTGGTCGCAAGGGCTTCCATTGTTGTAGAACAGGAGACCCAAACTAAGCTTGCTCTCATAAGAATAGGCACAAGGGGAAG TCCCCTAGCCCTTGCCCAAGCTTATGAGACTCGAGAGAAGCTGATAGCCTCAGATCCTGGCCTTGCTGAAGAGGGAGCCATTGAAATTGTAATAATAAAAACCACAGGTGATAAAATATTAAGTCAGCCTCTTGCAGACATTGGTGGGAAAGGCTTATTCACAAAAGAGATAGATGAAGCCCTCATCAATGGGGAAATTGATATTGCTGTCCACTCAATGAAAGATGTGCCCACATATCTACCAGACAAAATAATTTTGCCCTGCAATCTTCCACGTGAAGATGTACGGGATGTATTTATTTCTTTGACTGCTGGTTCACTGGCACAACTTCCATCTGGAAGCACAGTGGGTACTGCATCACTAAGGAGAAAGTCACAGATTCTTCACCGGTATCCATCACTCAAT GTGCTGGAGAACTTCAGAGGCAATGTTCAGACAAGGTTAAGAAAACTGAATGAGGGGGTAGTCCAAGCTACATTATTGGCACTGGCAGGGCTAAAACGCCTAGATATGACAGAAAATGTCACTTCCATTCTTCCTATAGAGGATATGCTACCGGCAGTTGCTCAGGGAGCCATTGGTATTGCATGCAGAAGTGATGATGAGACAATG GCCAATTATATCGCCTTACTAAATCATGAGGAAACCAGATTAGCAGTTGCATGTGAGAGAGCTTTTCTGAAGACCTTGGATGGGTCTTGCCGCACCCCAATTGCTGGATATGCCTGTCGAGGCGAAGATGGAGACTGTATTTTCAAAGGATTGGTTGCCTCCCCCGATGGAACTCGAG TTCTTGAAACCTCAAGAAAAGGGCCATATACTGTTGAGGACATGACACTGATGGGTGAGGATGCTGGCAAGGAACTACTCTCACGGGCTGGTCCAGGATTTTTTGGCAACTAA